Below is a genomic region from Hyperolius riggenbachi isolate aHypRig1 unplaced genomic scaffold, aHypRig1.pri scaffold_544, whole genome shotgun sequence.
ccttgtgtcacctctgttgcCCCTGTCGCCTGTGTTGCACCTGTGGCTCTTTTGTTCTTCCTCTGTCCTCTTCTTTCACCTTTTGTGTTCCCTAAGCAACGATCTTCTAGCATACAGAGTACTTCTCGCAGAGGAAGCGGCAGCGGTTATCTCACCCGTCGCTGGTGCTTTCATGATAAGCAATCTTTTCTCCCTCGCTACTTCCCTCTAGTGCCGGTTTTGCATAATGACACAATCAGTAAAAGCCGGGAACTATGGGGGAGTAGCGAAGAAGAGAGGAGAATGCTCATAATGGAGACGCCTGGGAGCAGGTGACATAATTGCTTCCACTGTGAGAAGTACTCCATGTGCTAAAAGAACAGGGCTCATTCATATCGGTGGGTCGTTTGTATGTCAGATGTTcataatgttggggactccctgtagatGGTTCTGTTGGACCTATCTGGAGTAGGTGCATCCCTTTAAAATGTGCTACTTTGTGGAAACTTTTCTTATTGTAATTTATCTTGTACAGCCTGTGAGCCACAGAGCCTTGTGCTCTTCTGAGAGTGGAGTTGACAGTGGAAAGAGCTGGGTCCTGGAGTCTAAGAAACCTACACCCATGTCTGCAGATTATAGTCGTAAGAAATCAAAACCCAGAAGTAGACTAAGAggtactgtacatttttttttttttaaatacatttttataataaatcttatctagtttccccttgtagtactttttttttttttttgcttcggcGTGAGCACATTTTTTACATGAGTGTGTGTAAAATAGATTGTGGCACTGAAGGTCATCAATGCCACTGCACTGCTGGCCCATAGTCCGTGTCTTGATTAGATACTGTTGTGCTCTTGGAATCTCCTACGGCTACTCACAGGTACTAGCACGGTAATGTGCCGCACTACTGCAGCCTCCACTTAATACAAAGTTCTACTGTATGACATTTTTAGCAGGTGTTACAGCTTTTGTTTGCAGACTTCATTTGAAGTTTCATGGTGGGTAGGATTTCCTGTATCCTCTTAATAAAATGTAGCCATCTTAACTTGATTTGTATTCTGCTATTCAATGATGACCCTACACTAGTGTTCACAGTCCCAAAGTCAGACTTGCACTGCTCAGTTCATCTGAGCAAGGGCTGCAGGAACAGCCTTGTGTCTTTAGatctggagcaatggctgactctCCTGATAGTTTGCAGGAGACCAGCCTGCCCACCACATGACCTGCTGCTGGAACTTGGAAGTGCATTTGAAAGTGGATTTTCACAGATGCGGGATGCCATGAGCCAGTGAGCTCAGACTGCAACACACTAGCAAGTCACAAGTTCACTTTGACAAATTGGTAGGTCACTTAATTTTCCTATGTTGTGGTGGGGCACATCCTTCTGACCATGTAGCCAGCTGGTGGTCCTAACTCCCAGGTTTCAGTGGAGTCTGTTTTCTCTTTCCCTCtgaaaggcctggttcacactgcaagagatgTTTAGCAttcgtgatttgaaaagctcttgctaatgcaatgctatgggtgacttTTATAAAAtgacattgctcaagtgagaacaaattcatagcattacattcgaaggagcttttaaaatgacaagcacttagaaaaagctcttgcaatgTGAACAAGCCGTTCTCGCGTGGTCCACTCCGTAGGAGCCTCAGCCCTGCACAGAGCACATCGCCAATGTGTTTCCTGGCGGCATGGCTTTTCGCTTCTATGGAGGGGACCACAGGAGACCGGAGCTGCGGAGAGGGACACATAGGCATCCAGGGgcgggagaaagccccaggtaagtaaatctgatttttatttattttttaactttctctgatgtttcctttaaaggataccaaatgAATATCAGAAACGGGGGGTTGGGGGGGAACAGGCATGtacggtgagctgtcctgatgctcaccactCCCTCCAATCGTCCTAAATGCCCTCCGACACCCTCTTCCTGGCCGGGTCAGGCATCACTACGCCTGTCCTGGGCCAGATGTGCGTGTCCTACAGCGCGTGATCATGGCCGGGAGCACTTTTCGTATGACGTCCTAGTAAGCAGCATCCCCAGTTTGGGGATGGAAGCGCCTTAGTTCTACTTTTTTGTGCCCCTATTTTGTATGCCTTGTCTTGCCAGATTGAAAAGATGCCGAAGGCTGACAAGGAGAAAAACCATGATACACAGGCAACTAATTCAAAAACCTGAACCTATAGATCAGGGGTCCACAAAAGTTTTTGGTCgatggccgggtcaacatacttcagactactggggggccggagtatagttGAAATGATGAtgaagtctttgtgggccagacagcaaagcatatccaggtgacaacctgcagtccaattggacaacagtgtcctgatgtggaatttgattggaaacaagcgaagtactgctttctggcttcattcaatatgcagaccaccaataattAAAGATGTAgttgaccgcatctataatacattttgtgtgtggggggggccgcctcaggggccacattcagcccgtgggccctagtttgaggaccactggtctagatCATCTTTTATAAGAGGTACTATGTATTTACTGGGACTCCCACttcttcactataaaataatggtTTAATTGTGCAGGAAATAGAAAATCAGGGAGGTGTCTCCTACACTTTTTAGATTGAATAAGATCAAAATTAACCTCTACATTTCAAGCTTCTGAAGTTTTTTGCAGTGGCAAATCTGCAGTCACCtcccctttcctctgtacctgctaAGCAAACAGACCATAAATGCAGAGCATTCTGATTTCCTTAAATAAGGAGATCTATGCTATACCATTGGGACTTAGGCCCGGTTTACACAGGCAATAAAAAAAACGCGCTGGTTGTGGATCGTAACTgatgcaaatggatccaatgttaacctatgaatCCTTTTCACATTGGTCCGTTCAAACAGATGCGGTTCGTTCAGTGGGAACATACAGAACGGAAGTTTggtgctgcagcaatttttccggacAGCAGAGCCCAGCGGAGCGGAAACAATCTCTGAAGCACTGCATAGGAGGCAATGAGAAACAGACCCTGTTAAATACACTGGCTAAAAAATTGTCTTCATGATCGTTGGCGTCAGGGCAATAGGCCTGTAGTTGTTATAGCTTCGTGATTTTTAATTAAAGCCGGAAGGAACTTAACCCAGCATCAAGGATTTCAAAAAAATGGAGGGGGTGACAGGTGCCAGCTGGCTTGTACAAGTTCTTAGGCAGATTGAGGATATACTGTccaggcctgaggctttccttcgATCTAGCTCCCGGAGGTGCCATAGTACATAAGCCTCCAGTGCTGCTACCGACAACTTCTTTTTACTGATAGGAGTTGATTGCTTTGGAACACTGGGAAATttttgtgtatggccagctttactgtatGCTGTGGTACTGGGTATGCAGGAGACCTtggaatattttttattattaaaagaaTTGTGAAATAAGGACTGAGCCATACTGTAGAGCGCTATTCAAGCCATCAGTGCatagtttgttttttaaaaatacactcccattgacttgtcGTGATACCAATTTTTTTAATTCTTATTATGATCACGgcaattgtgtgtttttaaaatgCAGCACTGACTGATTGAAAGGCACTCAGTGTGGCTtaaccctaaggctgctttcacagtgggacgttacaggcgcacgttagtgcagcctgtaacgcaccccaccgcacagcaatgaaaaatcaatgggctgttcacagtgcccacgttgcgttacacacgaacgctgcacgttcgtttgatttgcagcatactgtgcattctagcggcttaagccgcgttagactgtttgcacatgctcagtatgggtgtttttattttttttattttgtgggcggggagaggccgctacgtagccaggcacatggctactttatattcactgcacttgcagtgtttatttCCAGGAGTGGCCGCTGATTGACTGGCGGAACCATGTGATgcagagagctccgctcacgtctcTGCAGCgcatccgacagagcaggcgcaccaagagctgcttttaacgcggctcttggtagcgtcctgctccaacaccacaaggcattgcgttaggggcacgatatgcgccctataacgtcccctaaacgcaacgtcctggtgggaaagtagcctaaaccaGCACTTTGTTTGTGTTTATAGATTGCTAATTTGCATCTGAGAACTTCGCTTTGAATTGGGTCAGTCCAAGTCAACAGGAAGTATATTTGAATGGTCTAGTTCCTAATTGCATACGATTTGCATTGTGTTTGCATGCGAGCCAGAAAAAATAGCATTTCAATGACCCTCTGTAGTAATATTGTCACCTACCAAAACCTAATACATTACTCCTGAATTTCACTGTAGACTTGCTTTTAAATTTATTACAGTGCTGCCACTATCTTCTGAAAGCAGTGATGAAAATGTTAACCATAACAAGGTATGTTTaacttgttgtttttgtttttcatttttaccCTTGCATCTTTTTTTCTGCAAGTGGCATGTTCTAGGGAACAATAAAGTTGACCAAATGTAACCGCTGTTGACGTTCATCAGACTAC
It encodes:
- the LOC137543935 gene encoding synaptonemal complex protein 2-like, whose protein sequence is TPFNYEYPESTPSGTDIELMQVDSIKSPGSSTKRGKPACPPRRPVTRASLSETKKPVSHRALCSSESGVDSGKSWVLESKKPTPMSADYSRKKSKPRSRLRVLPLSSESSDENVNHNK